A genomic segment from Saccharicrinis carchari encodes:
- the hflX gene encoding GTPase HflX, whose translation MTDHIFTNKELEKVILVGLRTPGISDALLNEYLDELAFLAETAGAVPVKRYTQSLPIADNKTFVGKGKLEEVLEGVKVYEANCVIFDDELSPSQLRNLEGILKVRILDRTNLILDIFAQNAKTAAAKTQVELAQYQYLLPRLTRMWTHLERQRGGIGMRGPGETEIETDRRIIRDKIAKLKTDLKKIDKQKSTQRQNRGKMVRVALVGYTNVGKSTLMNTLSKSSVLTENKLFATLDTTVRKVVIGNLPFLMADTVGFIRKLPHHLVDSFKSTLDEVREADILVHVVDISHGGFEQQIQIVNETLRELDKTEKKMLMVFNKIDAFSYSPKDSDDLSPMVQENYSLQDLKKSWMAKDVESVFISAKSKENLNDFKELIYSEVRKIHTARFPYNDFLYPTINFDEADSSNEEET comes from the coding sequence ATGACAGACCATATATTTACAAATAAAGAGTTAGAGAAGGTGATATTGGTGGGTTTGCGAACCCCGGGAATTAGCGATGCATTGCTAAACGAATATTTGGACGAATTGGCTTTTTTAGCCGAAACAGCCGGTGCTGTGCCGGTAAAAAGATATACCCAAAGCCTGCCCATAGCCGACAATAAAACATTTGTTGGCAAGGGAAAACTGGAAGAGGTGCTGGAAGGGGTAAAAGTTTACGAAGCCAATTGTGTCATCTTCGACGATGAGCTGAGCCCTTCTCAGTTGCGAAACCTCGAAGGAATATTAAAAGTAAGAATACTGGACAGAACCAATCTGATTCTGGATATTTTTGCCCAGAATGCCAAAACGGCTGCTGCAAAAACTCAGGTAGAGCTGGCACAATACCAATATCTGTTGCCTCGTTTAACCCGCATGTGGACGCACCTGGAACGACAACGGGGTGGTATTGGTATGCGGGGACCGGGCGAAACGGAAATTGAAACAGATCGTAGGATTATCCGTGACAAGATTGCAAAGCTGAAAACAGATCTAAAAAAAATAGATAAGCAGAAATCAACACAGCGACAAAATAGGGGTAAGATGGTAAGGGTAGCGCTGGTAGGTTATACCAATGTGGGTAAATCTACCCTGATGAACACCTTGAGTAAATCATCGGTGCTAACCGAAAATAAGCTTTTTGCCACGCTTGATACCACGGTACGAAAGGTGGTAATAGGCAATCTGCCATTTTTGATGGCAGATACCGTTGGTTTTATCCGTAAGCTTCCACACCATTTAGTCGATTCCTTTAAATCTACCTTAGATGAGGTGCGCGAGGCAGATATTTTGGTGCACGTGGTGGATATTTCGCATGGTGGCTTCGAACAGCAGATTCAGATTGTGAATGAAACCTTGCGCGAACTGGATAAAACGGAAAAGAAAATGCTGATGGTATTTAATAAAATTGATGCATTTTCTTATTCTCCAAAGGACAGCGACGATTTAAGCCCTATGGTTCAGGAAAATTACTCGCTGCAAGACCTGAAAAAAAGCTGGATGGCTAAAGATGTAGAATCTGTGTTTATATCTGCCAAGAGCAAAGAGAACCTCAATGATTTTAAGGAGTTGATATACAGCGAGGTTAGGAAAATACATACAGCTCGTTTCCCGTATAATGATTTTTTATATCCAACCATTAATTTTGACGAAGCGGATAGCTCCAACGAGGAGGAGACTTAA
- a CDS encoding energy transducer TonB has protein sequence MEVKKSPKADLENKKSVFMQIGLVVVLAIVLIAFEWSTTDVDASTFDMIDDVEAEEEIVPITRQEEVKPPPPPPPPKVIDVLNIVDDDVELDEELDIEDTEIDEDTEIEFDLSLEEEETDDAPVFFIVEEMPEFPGGDTELRKYIAQSVKYPVIAQENGIQGRVYVQFVVGTDGGVTQVKVARGVDPNLDKEAIRVVQSMPKWKPGKQRGKAVKVSYTVPINFVLQ, from the coding sequence ATGGAAGTAAAAAAGTCACCAAAAGCGGATCTAGAAAACAAAAAAAGCGTTTTCATGCAGATTGGTTTGGTAGTGGTCTTAGCTATTGTGTTAATTGCATTCGAATGGTCAACCACGGATGTTGACGCCAGCACGTTCGACATGATTGACGACGTTGAAGCTGAGGAGGAAATTGTACCCATTACCCGGCAGGAAGAGGTTAAACCACCACCACCACCACCGCCACCAAAGGTAATCGATGTGTTAAACATTGTGGATGATGATGTGGAGCTTGATGAGGAGTTGGATATCGAGGATACAGAAATCGATGAAGATACAGAAATTGAATTTGATCTTTCCTTAGAAGAAGAAGAGACGGATGATGCACCCGTGTTTTTTATTGTGGAAGAAATGCCTGAATTTCCGGGTGGTGACACCGAACTGAGAAAATACATTGCCCAATCGGTTAAGTATCCGGTAATTGCACAGGAAAATGGTATTCAAGGTCGCGTTTACGTACAGTTTGTTGTGGGCACCGACGGCGGTGTAACACAGGTAAAAGTAGCGAGAGGGGTTGACCCTAACTTAGACAAAGAAGCCATACGTGTGGTTCAGTCCATGCCAAAGTGGAAACCCGGAAAACAGCGGGGTAAGGCGGTAAAAGTATCTTATACCGTGCCTATTAACTTTGTACTGCAATAG
- a CDS encoding TlpA family protein disulfide reductase, producing MSSFIKAQWNKYKARKTKAGIIIDFMLLALFIAMINPSTRKTISSFVIRYTMLSPTESDEGIRLTKEDYQWRYLNSEGQIKKFSDLKGKVVFLNLWATWCGPCIAEFPAINELYKEYGEEVEFVLLSNEDLSVVQKFLAKKDYAVPSYHYLDELPQLLYSQSIPATYIISKNGELVVQKIGAAKWNSASFKELLHKLIEE from the coding sequence ATGAGCAGTTTTATAAAAGCACAGTGGAATAAATATAAGGCACGAAAAACAAAGGCAGGAATCATCATTGATTTTATGTTGCTGGCTTTGTTTATTGCCATGATAAATCCATCTACCCGGAAAACTATCAGTTCATTCGTTATCCGCTATACCATGCTTTCGCCCACGGAAAGTGACGAAGGAATCCGATTAACGAAGGAAGATTACCAGTGGAGATACTTGAATAGCGAAGGACAAATCAAAAAGTTTTCTGACTTAAAGGGCAAGGTGGTTTTTTTAAACTTATGGGCTACCTGGTGCGGTCCGTGTATAGCTGAATTTCCTGCGATAAATGAGCTATACAAAGAATACGGTGAAGAAGTTGAGTTTGTATTGCTGAGCAACGAGGATTTATCTGTAGTACAAAAGTTTTTGGCAAAAAAAGATTATGCAGTACCCTCCTATCATTATTTAGACGAATTGCCACAGCTATTGTACTCACAAAGCATACCCGCCACCTATATTATTTCGAAGAATGGTGAGTTGGTAGTTCAGAAAATAGGAGCGGCGAAATGGAACAGTGCATCTTTTAAGGAACTGCTGCATAAATTAATAGAAGAATAG
- a CDS encoding ABC transporter permease gives MSNSKLKNLNNNGFMRVLIREIGRITGSKASIFLTLIGPMLSFLLLINVFYAGVPNDLHIAVVDKDFSTMSRQLTRMVDATRMAHVADRLTSLEEGKEAVLSGRAEAIIYIPSEFEKSVLKGEGAAVQLYINNTNVLVGGLLKSAIYRVLTTYSTGVKLQVAMKQGLPLEQAMGQVHAVNMDSHVLFNPYTNYSYFLVTALMPMLVVLFTLLGAIYAIGIEIRKGTSPQWLKLADHSIMVALAAKLLPYIFFMLINVAGMHFIMTQHLGFPLRGYWGAIMLSQFLMILAYQMVAVMLLALTANTRLSLSLGSAYSMMALTFSGLAYPVFGMPLFARILAHLFPFYHWMEVFMGQGMRGEPLEQTIWPMASLLLFVLAGLFFIPRLKGVLSDARFQHRY, from the coding sequence ATGTCAAATTCTAAATTAAAAAACCTAAATAATAATGGTTTTATGCGGGTTTTAATCCGTGAAATCGGTAGGATAACAGGCAGTAAGGCCAGTATATTTCTCACGCTGATAGGGCCCATGCTATCGTTTTTATTACTGATAAATGTTTTTTATGCCGGTGTGCCAAATGATTTGCATATAGCAGTGGTTGATAAAGATTTTAGCACTATGTCGCGGCAGCTTACCCGCATGGTGGATGCCACCCGTATGGCTCATGTGGCGGATCGCCTGACTTCTTTGGAAGAGGGAAAAGAAGCCGTGCTGAGTGGTCGTGCCGAAGCAATAATATATATCCCTTCTGAATTTGAAAAGTCGGTTCTTAAAGGGGAGGGGGCAGCTGTGCAACTGTACATCAACAATACCAATGTTTTAGTGGGCGGACTACTGAAAAGCGCGATCTACAGGGTGCTGACTACTTACTCAACGGGAGTTAAGTTGCAGGTAGCCATGAAACAAGGCCTGCCTCTTGAGCAAGCAATGGGGCAAGTGCATGCGGTAAATATGGATAGCCATGTATTGTTTAATCCTTATACCAATTATTCTTATTTTTTGGTAACAGCACTGATGCCTATGTTGGTTGTTTTATTCACGCTTTTGGGTGCTATTTACGCCATTGGTATTGAAATCCGTAAAGGTACTTCGCCTCAGTGGTTAAAGTTGGCGGATCATAGTATTATGGTGGCTTTGGCTGCTAAACTTCTGCCCTATATCTTTTTTATGCTGATAAATGTGGCCGGGATGCACTTTATAATGACGCAGCACCTTGGGTTTCCCTTACGGGGCTATTGGGGGGCGATTATGTTGTCGCAATTTCTGATGATTCTGGCTTATCAAATGGTGGCGGTTATGTTATTGGCATTAACGGCCAATACCCGCCTGTCGCTCTCGCTGGGCAGTGCGTATTCTATGATGGCTCTGACCTTTTCGGGCTTGGCATATCCTGTTTTCGGCATGCCTTTATTCGCCCGAATACTGGCTCATCTTTTTCCCTTTTACCATTGGATGGAGGTGTTTATGGGTCAGGGTATGCGGGGTGAGCCCTTGGAGCAAACCATTTGGCCAATGGCTTCTTTGCTGCTCTTTGTGCTGGCTGGATTATTCTTTATTCCGCGCTTAAAGGGGGTTCTTTCTGATGCGCGCTTTCAACACCGCTATTAA
- a CDS encoding methylated-DNA--[protein]-cysteine S-methyltransferase, producing MSIIIKYHHTPVGELIIGSHLNQLCLCDWRYRTMRAKIDKRIQTALGCTYATGDSAVIHNTVLQLEQYFARQRKQFELPLHFVGTDFQQKVWHQLIKIPYGHTCSYLDLSRTLGKEKAIRAVAAANGANALSIIVPCHRVIGSKGKMVGYAGGLFAKRKLLLLENSLNIPTQLSFC from the coding sequence TTGAGCATTATTATTAAATACCACCACACACCTGTTGGCGAACTGATTATCGGTTCGCACCTTAACCAATTGTGCCTGTGCGATTGGCGTTACCGTACGATGCGGGCTAAAATTGACAAGCGAATTCAAACTGCGCTAGGCTGTACTTATGCAACGGGTGATTCCGCCGTAATACATAACACAGTGCTACAACTCGAGCAATACTTTGCCAGGCAACGAAAACAATTTGAGCTCCCTTTGCATTTTGTGGGTACCGATTTTCAGCAAAAAGTGTGGCACCAGCTCATCAAAATACCCTACGGCCATACTTGCAGCTACCTTGACCTATCACGTACTTTAGGCAAGGAAAAAGCCATCCGTGCAGTAGCTGCCGCCAATGGCGCCAACGCCCTGTCTATTATTGTTCCCTGCCACAGGGTTATTGGCAGCAAGGGTAAAATGGTTGGATATGCCGGAGGGCTGTTTGCAAAAAGAAAACTTCTTTTACTCGAAAACAGCCTTAATATCCCAACACAGTTAAGCTTTTGCTGA
- the dusB gene encoding tRNA dihydrouridine synthase DusB, whose translation MKIGNLELREAPLLLAPMEDVTDPSFRLLCKKYGADLMYTEFVSADALVRSVQSTQRKLTIFDEERPVGIQLYGKDVEAMVEAAKIAEQNGPELIDINFGCPVKKIANKGAGSGMLRDIPKMLEMTRKIVQAVKLPVTVKTRLGWDEESKIIVELAEQLQDTGIQALTIHGRTRAQMYTGEADWTLIGEVKNNPRIHIPIIGNGDLTSPQKAKLYLNRYGVDALMIGRPSIGRPWIFKEVRHYLDTGKILDPPMIPEHVKMIAEQLDKNIEWLGERRGILHMRRHLAVTFKGLHDFRNLKIKMLRAATADEVHACLNEIKDRYADGVSLVEP comes from the coding sequence GTGAAGATAGGAAATTTAGAGTTAAGGGAGGCTCCCCTGTTATTGGCACCAATGGAAGACGTTACCGATCCATCGTTTAGGCTGTTGTGTAAAAAATATGGTGCCGATTTAATGTATACCGAATTTGTTTCGGCGGATGCCTTGGTGCGCAGCGTACAAAGCACCCAACGCAAACTAACTATTTTTGACGAGGAGCGTCCTGTAGGCATCCAGCTCTACGGAAAAGATGTGGAGGCCATGGTAGAAGCCGCCAAAATAGCCGAACAAAACGGCCCCGAACTCATTGACATCAATTTTGGTTGCCCGGTAAAAAAAATAGCCAATAAAGGTGCGGGCTCCGGCATGTTACGAGATATACCTAAAATGTTGGAGATGACGCGTAAAATTGTGCAGGCCGTAAAACTGCCTGTTACGGTTAAAACTCGTTTAGGCTGGGACGAAGAATCTAAAATAATTGTTGAACTGGCAGAACAGCTTCAGGACACAGGAATACAGGCACTTACCATTCACGGAAGAACACGTGCACAAATGTATACGGGAGAGGCCGACTGGACTTTAATCGGTGAGGTAAAAAATAATCCCAGAATACATATCCCCATCATAGGTAACGGTGATTTAACGAGTCCGCAAAAGGCCAAATTATACTTAAACAGATATGGTGTTGATGCGCTTATGATTGGGCGTCCCTCCATTGGCCGCCCGTGGATATTTAAGGAGGTGCGCCATTATTTAGATACCGGTAAAATACTGGACCCTCCAATGATACCGGAGCATGTAAAAATGATTGCGGAGCAATTGGATAAAAACATAGAATGGCTGGGCGAGAGACGCGGCATTTTACATATGCGACGTCACCTGGCAGTTACTTTTAAGGGCTTGCACGATTTTAGAAACCTGAAAATTAAAATGCTTCGGGCTGCTACTGCAGACGAAGTTCACGCCTGCCTAAATGAAATCAAAGATAGATATGCGGATGGCGTTTCGTTGGTTGAACCATAA
- a CDS encoding ABC transporter permease, translating to MFKHITTGLRLSSRFFKEELLAIFKDTGALLILILALIIYPVIYGIAYKNEVLRNISVAMVDLDETASSRLLTRMVHATEELNVTHKVGSLSEAEQLFFEDEVGGVIMIPAGFEKKVMRGQQASVSIYSDAGYFLVYKQTLTGAMQSVGTFSGGVEVRRLMAQGATAEQALKRRDPVALNTVMLFNPAGGYNSFVIPGLIIVILQQTLLIGIGLLGGTDKERGRFRFAVPQALNRGGVIPVVLGKAGAYFVIYLINIIITQLWVYHWFNLPNKAALLPALALIIPFLLAVIFLGMALSTFFSRREHSILFVVFLSPIVLFLSGLSWPVAAIPQWLYGAAHLFPSTTMVPAWLRVRTMGAELHHVGDAFYFLGAQALIYFMLAVALYYWAGRRSEV from the coding sequence ATGTTCAAACATATAACCACCGGTTTAAGATTAAGTTCCCGGTTTTTTAAGGAGGAACTACTGGCCATTTTTAAAGATACGGGTGCCCTGTTAATACTTATTCTGGCACTGATTATTTACCCGGTTATTTATGGCATTGCCTATAAAAATGAGGTCTTGCGCAACATATCCGTGGCTATGGTCGATTTGGATGAAACAGCTTCCAGTCGCCTATTGACACGCATGGTACATGCCACCGAAGAATTAAATGTTACGCATAAGGTGGGTTCGCTATCAGAGGCCGAACAACTTTTCTTTGAAGACGAAGTGGGGGGTGTTATTATGATTCCGGCCGGCTTTGAGAAGAAGGTGATGAGAGGACAGCAGGCCTCAGTGAGTATTTATAGCGATGCGGGCTATTTCCTGGTCTATAAACAAACGCTAACAGGAGCCATGCAGTCTGTCGGCACTTTTTCGGGTGGTGTAGAGGTGCGCCGCCTGATGGCACAAGGCGCAACAGCGGAGCAGGCACTTAAACGGCGTGATCCGGTAGCGCTGAATACTGTGATGTTGTTTAATCCAGCTGGCGGGTATAACAGTTTTGTGATTCCGGGATTAATAATAGTAATACTACAACAGACGCTCCTGATTGGAATTGGTTTGTTGGGTGGCACGGATAAAGAACGTGGCCGTTTTAGGTTTGCGGTGCCCCAGGCATTGAATAGAGGCGGCGTTATTCCTGTAGTCCTTGGTAAGGCCGGAGCTTATTTTGTGATTTACCTGATCAACATTATTATAACGCAATTGTGGGTTTACCACTGGTTTAACTTGCCCAACAAAGCAGCATTATTGCCGGCTCTCGCATTGATCATTCCTTTTCTGCTGGCCGTGATTTTTCTGGGTATGGCATTATCAACATTCTTTTCGCGGCGCGAGCATTCCATTTTGTTTGTCGTTTTCCTTTCGCCCATCGTATTGTTTTTGTCCGGTCTGTCTTGGCCGGTCGCAGCCATTCCACAATGGCTGTACGGAGCCGCACATCTTTTCCCATCTACCACTATGGTTCCGGCATGGTTAAGGGTGCGTACCATGGGTGCCGAATTACATCATGTTGGCGACGCTTTTTACTTCCTGGGCGCGCAGGCCTTGATTTACTTTATGCTGGCGGTGGCACTTTATTATTGGGCAGGAAGGCGAAGCGAAGTGTAG